Proteins found in one Sporosarcina sp. FSL K6-3457 genomic segment:
- a CDS encoding alanyl-tRNA editing protein, whose translation MLKERYYYVNPYCKSFTARITKATQDAQGQPYVVLDNTAFYPEGGGQPADMGSLNGISVLHVEEVDGEVRHMVAESLDATGEVEGVIDWERRFDHMQQHAGQHILSAAFVELFGFPTISFHLGKEIVSIDLDVEEVSSEQLKTVERLANDVILENRPIETKWVTEGELDQYSLRKQVTVTDEIRLVIIPNFDDNGCGGTHPSSTGQVSALKILSTEKQKRKVRVHFVCGGRVLQQLQQKNQQLTAASQLLSAPEDGVAGAIEKLLTTNHALEKTLEEAQETLLAFEAKELLNTRHQGVVKAVFTGRTVQQLQKLAKLLVTDNENVIALLVADNEDRLQFVAARGSSIAVSMKQVSATALPLINGKGGGNDAFVQGGGEKLVTAEELVQAMVEQVI comes from the coding sequence ATGTTAAAAGAACGGTACTATTACGTAAATCCATATTGCAAATCGTTTACGGCACGCATTACTAAAGCAACACAAGATGCGCAAGGGCAGCCCTATGTCGTGTTAGACAATACAGCTTTTTATCCTGAAGGTGGGGGCCAGCCCGCTGATATGGGGTCGTTGAATGGCATTTCAGTGCTTCATGTGGAAGAGGTGGATGGTGAGGTCCGGCATATGGTGGCGGAAAGCCTTGATGCCACAGGTGAAGTGGAGGGTGTCATTGACTGGGAGCGACGCTTTGACCATATGCAGCAGCATGCAGGGCAGCATATTTTGTCAGCGGCGTTTGTTGAGTTATTCGGATTTCCAACGATTAGTTTTCATTTAGGAAAAGAGATTGTTTCTATTGATTTGGACGTGGAAGAGGTTTCATCCGAACAATTGAAAACCGTAGAACGATTAGCGAATGACGTCATCCTTGAAAACAGACCCATTGAGACTAAATGGGTAACGGAGGGCGAGCTTGACCAGTATTCACTTCGGAAGCAGGTGACTGTGACGGATGAAATTCGATTAGTTATCATTCCGAACTTTGATGATAACGGCTGCGGAGGGACACATCCAAGTTCAACGGGACAAGTTAGTGCTCTGAAGATTTTATCGACAGAAAAGCAAAAGCGCAAAGTACGCGTACATTTTGTTTGTGGCGGACGTGTGTTGCAGCAATTACAACAAAAAAATCAGCAGCTGACGGCAGCCTCCCAATTGTTAAGTGCACCTGAAGATGGCGTTGCTGGAGCTATCGAAAAACTGTTAACTACTAATCATGCACTTGAAAAAACGCTAGAGGAAGCACAAGAAACGTTGTTAGCATTTGAAGCGAAGGAACTGTTGAATACGCGGCATCAAGGCGTTGTAAAAGCCGTATTTACAGGACGTACTGTTCAACAATTACAAAAACTCGCTAAGTTGCTGGTGACAGACAATGAGAACGTCATTGCACTTCTCGTTGCTGATAATGAAGACAGACTGCAGTTTGTCGCGGCGCGCGGATCTTCCATCGCAGTGAGCATGAAGCAGGTTTCAGCTACTGCACTTCCCCTTATTAACGGCAAAGGCGGCGGCAATGATGCGTTTGTTCAAGGTGGTGGAGAGAAGCTGGTAACCGCCGAAGAGTTAGTACAAGCAATGGTTGAGCAAGTAATTTGA
- a CDS encoding purine-nucleoside phosphorylase codes for MHKTAEIVEAKNYILSKTTAIPEIGIILGSGLGGLADEIENSVVIPYEDIPFFSKSDAVGHANELVIGQLEGKTVVAMKGRYHFYEGYSLDEVTFPVRVMKALGIDKLVVTNACGAVNTDFNPGELMLITDHLNLVGINPLIGKNNDDLGTRFPDASEVYNKELRNTALQVAKEHNITLREGVYGWWSGPVYETPAEIRMIRILGGDAVGMSTVPEAVVAVHAGLKVLGISCLTNMASGILDEPLSHEDVIAVAAKSRDTFIHLIKNVLKEI; via the coding sequence GTGCATAAAACAGCAGAAATTGTAGAAGCAAAAAATTATATTCTTAGTAAAACAACAGCTATTCCTGAAATCGGTATTATTTTAGGATCTGGATTGGGCGGTCTTGCTGATGAAATCGAAAATAGTGTTGTCATTCCCTACGAGGACATCCCTTTTTTCTCGAAATCAGATGCAGTGGGTCACGCCAATGAATTGGTCATTGGTCAATTAGAAGGAAAAACTGTTGTCGCTATGAAAGGGCGTTACCACTTTTACGAAGGCTATTCGTTAGATGAGGTGACCTTCCCTGTGCGTGTGATGAAAGCATTAGGCATCGATAAGCTAGTGGTTACGAATGCTTGTGGAGCAGTTAATACAGATTTTAATCCAGGTGAGTTGATGTTAATCACCGATCACCTTAATTTGGTCGGCATCAATCCGTTGATTGGTAAAAATAATGATGATTTAGGGACACGCTTCCCTGACGCTTCCGAGGTGTATAACAAAGAGTTAAGAAACACAGCGCTGCAAGTTGCCAAAGAACATAATATTACACTGCGTGAAGGCGTTTATGGTTGGTGGAGTGGCCCTGTTTACGAAACACCTGCTGAAATTCGCATGATCCGTATTTTAGGTGGAGATGCCGTCGGAATGTCAACAGTACCCGAGGCTGTTGTCGCGGTTCACGCAGGATTGAAGGTATTAGGTATCTCTTGCTTAACAAATATGGCCTCCGGGATTTTAGACGAACCTTTAAGTCATGAGGATGTTATTGCAGTGGCTGCCAAGTCCCGCGATACATTCATCCATCTGATTAAAAATGTTTTGAAGGAAATCTAA
- a CDS encoding DUF4367 domain-containing protein, protein MSEPKQQNLDQLIREVLDVKVEEFPPPRLSATEAWRKMEGGYQEASHSPRRNYFSKKIIVAVASIFMVLIVVAYPQEGGAYSRWSEIFHKVQGSVVQVFGGSGESTDTEGSASGMFVIEDSGPIVGEMDLEEAQKVTNFMINIPTVPAEFRLEKVIVMREVDQMSNEVYLNYVSDEREFIVAEKKLVGQYAFGGVADSDDTIVEEILINGQTANMLSFKDGTRRLTWMTQTYYFHIDGKLTREEIIGMAKSM, encoded by the coding sequence ATGTCTGAACCAAAACAACAGAACTTAGATCAACTGATTCGGGAAGTGTTAGATGTAAAAGTGGAGGAATTTCCTCCACCAAGATTATCTGCTACAGAGGCATGGCGAAAGATGGAAGGTGGGTATCAAGAAGCATCCCATTCCCCTAGAAGAAATTATTTTTCGAAAAAGATTATCGTAGCTGTTGCCTCTATTTTCATGGTACTTATTGTCGTAGCGTACCCGCAAGAAGGAGGGGCTTATAGTCGGTGGAGTGAAATATTCCACAAGGTGCAAGGCTCTGTTGTGCAAGTGTTTGGAGGTTCTGGTGAGTCTACGGACACTGAAGGCAGTGCCTCTGGTATGTTTGTCATTGAGGATTCAGGACCTATTGTGGGAGAGATGGACTTAGAAGAAGCACAGAAAGTAACGAATTTCATGATTAATATACCAACAGTACCAGCAGAGTTCCGATTGGAAAAGGTTATTGTAATGCGAGAAGTAGATCAAATGAGTAACGAAGTTTACTTAAACTATGTGAGCGATGAGAGAGAATTTATAGTAGCTGAGAAGAAGCTAGTTGGGCAATATGCTTTTGGGGGAGTAGCGGATAGTGATGATACAATAGTAGAAGAAATTTTGATAAATGGCCAAACAGCAAATATGCTGTCATTTAAAGATGGTACCCGAAGGCTAACTTGGATGACACAAACTTATTATTTTCACATTGATGGGAAACTCACAAGGGAAGAAATTATTGGAATGGCTAAATCGATGTGA
- a CDS encoding RNA polymerase sigma factor, which yields MLKNIFRKNKQQDREAERIIFEQYYNRVYYAAYRVIKDQGLAEDIVQETFMKAFKSLHTVHDVEKLGAWLSVIATRTAIDHLRRLSKWNDFTTSDVYIDTESDAAHPDYISTVETGLEEAYVKELLVEEIDKLKPDHKEVLILFYHHDLTYEEISELLDVKLSTVKTRMFRAKKKLKESIEQQPELMEVMSHV from the coding sequence TTGCTAAAAAATATTTTTCGGAAAAACAAGCAACAAGATAGAGAGGCAGAGCGAATCATTTTTGAGCAATACTATAACCGTGTCTATTATGCAGCCTACCGGGTTATTAAAGATCAGGGATTGGCAGAGGATATTGTACAAGAAACATTTATGAAAGCATTTAAAAGTTTACATACTGTGCATGACGTGGAAAAGCTAGGTGCTTGGTTATCTGTCATTGCTACGCGTACCGCAATCGATCATCTTCGTCGTTTGAGCAAATGGAATGATTTCACGACTTCGGACGTCTATATAGATACAGAGTCAGACGCGGCTCATCCTGATTACATTTCAACGGTTGAAACTGGATTGGAAGAGGCCTATGTGAAGGAATTGTTAGTTGAGGAGATTGATAAGCTGAAGCCAGATCATAAGGAAGTGTTGATACTGTTCTATCATCATGATTTGACGTACGAGGAAATTTCCGAGCTTTTAGATGTAAAACTTTCAACAGTGAAAACACGAATGTTTCGCGCGAAAAAGAAGTTGAAAGAATCGATTGAGCAACAGCCTGAATTGATGGAGGTGATGTCACATGTCTGA
- a CDS encoding cysteine hydrolase family protein, translated as MNRENMALVIIDVQKAFVDNKWGERNNPQAEDNISKLLTLWREKGWKVIHIQHMSDNPSSSFYPKNEGFAIKELVAPVDEEIVITKKVNSSFIGTNLERVLQENGITTVVIAGLTTPHCVSTTTRMSGNLGFDTYLISDATAAFGLEDQNGTYYGAETLHAISLATLHEEFATILTTEQLVTKVQ; from the coding sequence ATGAATCGAGAAAATATGGCTTTAGTAATAATAGATGTTCAAAAAGCTTTTGTGGATAACAAGTGGGGCGAGCGAAACAATCCCCAAGCAGAGGATAATATTAGCAAGTTACTAACATTGTGGAGAGAAAAGGGCTGGAAAGTTATCCACATTCAACATATGTCCGATAATCCTAGCTCTTCGTTTTATCCAAAGAATGAAGGCTTTGCTATTAAAGAATTGGTCGCACCTGTGGATGAAGAAATTGTCATTACGAAGAAGGTGAATAGTAGCTTCATTGGTACAAATTTAGAACGAGTTTTACAAGAAAATGGCATCACAACAGTTGTCATTGCTGGTTTGACAACACCGCATTGTGTGTCAACGACTACACGGATGAGTGGAAATTTAGGCTTCGATACCTATCTTATTTCTGATGCAACAGCAGCTTTTGGGTTGGAGGATCAAAATGGTACTTATTATGGTGCCGAGACGTTACACGCCATTTCATTAGCTACTTTGCATGAGGAGTTCGCGACGATACTTACAACGGAACAGTTAGTAACTAAAGTTCAATAG
- the mgtE gene encoding magnesium transporter: MDNMINGVFKHETTGTLMKKGYIALQETYTAEKAISHLRQNVQGKTNIHYLYILNADHQLTGVLSIRELLGASNDEVISTIMMTDIVSFPTDLDQEDAAKIFRDEDLVSIPVVTREKKLIGVIHVEDILDVIQQEADEDIGKLSATGKEIDFQTSPFLAAWRRLPWLILLLFIGLISGGIIERFEATLEAVVALAFFMPMIAGMTGNTGTQSLAVVVRGLVSEDLDFKKSIKLLYRELIVGIIIGVTCAIIIAGIAFVWRGSLTLGLVVGTSLLATLIIGTLAGTIIPLLLYKFKVDPAVASGPLITTINDILSLLIYFGIATMFISKLM; this comes from the coding sequence ATGGACAACATGATCAACGGCGTTTTCAAGCATGAAACGACCGGAACACTTATGAAAAAGGGGTATATCGCCCTGCAAGAAACGTATACAGCCGAAAAAGCTATTTCACATCTTCGACAAAACGTGCAAGGTAAAACAAATATTCACTACTTGTATATTCTTAATGCGGATCATCAACTAACAGGCGTTTTGTCTATTCGGGAATTGCTTGGTGCCTCGAATGACGAGGTCATCTCGACGATTATGATGACAGATATCGTTTCATTTCCAACGGATTTAGATCAAGAAGATGCGGCTAAGATTTTCCGTGATGAAGACCTTGTGTCAATTCCTGTTGTGACTCGTGAGAAAAAACTCATTGGTGTCATTCACGTCGAAGATATTTTAGACGTTATACAACAAGAAGCAGACGAGGATATCGGAAAGCTTTCTGCTACTGGAAAAGAAATTGACTTTCAAACGAGTCCTTTCCTAGCGGCTTGGAGACGATTACCTTGGCTGATTTTGTTACTATTCATCGGATTGATTTCGGGTGGAATTATTGAAAGATTTGAAGCTACGTTAGAAGCAGTTGTTGCACTAGCCTTCTTCATGCCGATGATTGCGGGTATGACTGGAAATACAGGTACACAATCACTTGCAGTTGTTGTTCGCGGCCTTGTTTCAGAGGATCTTGATTTCAAAAAGTCCATAAAGCTGTTATATCGGGAATTGATTGTTGGCATAATCATTGGTGTAACATGTGCGATTATCATTGCCGGAATTGCATTTGTTTGGCGTGGAAGTTTAACGCTTGGTCTTGTCGTTGGCACTTCGCTTCTTGCGACACTCATTATCGGAACACTCGCGGGTACCATTATTCCACTTCTATTATACAAATTTAAAGTAGATCCTGCCGTTGCATCAGGTCCACTTATTACAACTATTAATGATATTTTGTCTTTGCTCATTTATTTTGGGATTGCAACGATGTTTATTTCGAAATTGATGTGA
- a CDS encoding response regulator transcription factor, giving the protein MKEILYIEDDIEIGTIVKEDLEQRGYVVHWLTSGEKIGEMLGDAKVVILDVMLPGLDGFTVGQRLKHNHPEVSILMLSARTAVDDKLQGLRFADDYVTKPFHPEELAARIDVLFRRNQHTVSTEIQLGHITVHTTENRIVKNDGEEIFLTAKQHQIFMYLLRHPNQILTKEQLYEAVWGEAYMEGDKTLMVHIRYLREKIEENPSDPQIVETIRGIGYRVKQ; this is encoded by the coding sequence ATGAAGGAAATTTTATATATCGAGGATGACATAGAGATTGGCACTATCGTCAAAGAAGACTTGGAGCAGCGTGGCTATGTAGTACACTGGCTCACTTCTGGCGAAAAAATTGGAGAAATGCTCGGCGATGCAAAAGTCGTGATTTTGGATGTCATGCTTCCTGGACTGGATGGTTTTACAGTCGGGCAACGCTTGAAACACAATCATCCCGAAGTATCGATTCTCATGTTGTCTGCGCGAACAGCTGTTGACGATAAGCTTCAAGGGCTACGTTTTGCGGATGATTATGTAACCAAACCTTTTCATCCTGAAGAACTCGCCGCAAGAATCGATGTTTTATTCAGAAGAAATCAACATACAGTATCTACAGAAATTCAACTGGGCCATATAACCGTCCATACGACAGAAAACCGTATTGTGAAAAACGATGGTGAAGAAATCTTTTTGACAGCTAAACAACATCAGATTTTCATGTATTTACTACGCCATCCCAATCAAATCTTAACAAAAGAGCAGCTGTACGAGGCGGTGTGGGGAGAGGCTTATATGGAGGGGGATAAAACCTTAATGGTTCATATCCGCTACTTGAGAGAGAAAATTGAAGAAAATCCGAGTGACCCTCAAATCGTTGAAACGATTCGCGGCATCGGCTATCGAGTGAAGCAATGA
- a CDS encoding HAMP domain-containing sensor histidine kinase: protein MKKLKNSLLLQYLLIILLATTIIPIAIPVLSIVFYNIANPEESPDRYYNGTDLENMWHQTAKGLAGASDEQIHSKLKELKSIYQESSIYWVDSTGQTRDKFPESLSVPDQWSASFAIDFIKKNRGYTIDPFTAVAFIGNNPNDGFMVLQLPRSDMTNPNSLAVQSYYYIFPIALLLLFILFIIISMLFFYRIRKRLLHLQEVMAAPEANGIPSTIEVTKEDEIGRLGQSFNRMIHELESSREREQEEEKLRKELIANLSHDLRTPLTTIRGHAYRLKKEPLSSKGQESVDFIDEKVSYMGELIENLLSYTLLSTGKYPYYPENVDINRLIRTSFAAWYPIFENLQFDIQLDIPEKQLTWEVDPQMFHRVLDNFFQNIYRHAKSGQFVAVRIDNDTIIIEDHGPGMKAKSNEQGIGVGLSVVSLMLKEMQLDWTIETGEQGTRMIIKK from the coding sequence ATGAAAAAGCTAAAGAATTCTTTACTACTCCAATATTTGTTGATTATTCTGCTAGCAACGACGATTATCCCTATCGCTATTCCGGTTTTGTCGATTGTTTTTTACAACATCGCCAATCCAGAAGAGTCGCCCGATCGTTATTATAATGGAACAGATTTAGAAAATATGTGGCACCAGACAGCCAAAGGGCTAGCAGGTGCTTCCGATGAGCAAATCCATAGTAAACTGAAGGAACTAAAAAGCATTTATCAAGAATCGTCCATCTATTGGGTCGATAGCACGGGACAAACGAGAGATAAATTTCCGGAGTCCTTATCGGTACCGGATCAGTGGTCAGCCTCCTTTGCAATTGACTTTATAAAGAAAAATCGTGGCTATACGATTGATCCATTTACTGCAGTTGCATTTATAGGCAACAACCCTAATGATGGATTTATGGTTTTACAACTACCACGCTCAGATATGACTAATCCAAATAGCCTAGCGGTCCAAAGCTACTATTATATTTTCCCTATCGCCCTTTTATTGTTATTCATTCTTTTTATAATCATTTCTATGCTCTTCTTTTATCGGATTCGAAAAAGGCTTCTTCATTTACAAGAGGTGATGGCAGCACCTGAGGCAAATGGAATCCCATCAACCATCGAGGTGACAAAGGAAGACGAGATCGGACGCCTTGGCCAGTCCTTCAATCGTATGATTCACGAGTTAGAAAGCAGTCGAGAACGTGAGCAGGAGGAAGAAAAACTTAGAAAAGAGCTCATTGCGAATTTATCGCATGATTTACGAACGCCACTGACGACGATTCGCGGACATGCCTATCGCTTAAAGAAAGAGCCACTTAGTAGCAAAGGACAGGAGTCTGTAGACTTTATCGATGAAAAAGTAAGTTATATGGGAGAGCTTATCGAGAATTTACTCTCCTATACACTGTTGTCGACTGGGAAATATCCTTATTATCCAGAGAATGTCGATATCAATCGGCTCATTCGAACTTCCTTCGCTGCATGGTATCCTATTTTTGAGAATCTTCAGTTTGATATCCAATTGGACATTCCTGAGAAACAATTAACTTGGGAAGTGGATCCTCAAATGTTTCATCGGGTATTGGATAACTTCTTTCAAAATATTTATCGGCATGCGAAAAGTGGACAGTTTGTAGCCGTACGAATCGACAATGATACGATTATCATTGAAGATCATGGGCCTGGCATGAAAGCAAAATCGAACGAGCAAGGCATTGGCGTTGGTCTTTCTGTTGTTTCTCTTATGCTAAAGGAAATGCAGCTCGATTGGACGATTGAAACGGGTGAACAGGGGACGAGGATGATTATCAAAAAGTAA